One part of the Populus alba chromosome 18, ASM523922v2, whole genome shotgun sequence genome encodes these proteins:
- the LOC118051234 gene encoding ethylene-responsive transcription factor SHINE 2, giving the protein MVQSKKFRGVRQRQWGSWVSEIRHPLLKRRVWLGTFETAEAAARAYDQAAILMNGQNAKTNFPTSTHLDQDTNPGKDNNSPLPAKALAELLNSKLRKCCGKDPSPSLTCLRLDNDNSHIGVWQKKAGSRSSSNWVMKVELGNYNKKTESSSTVEMEPENGTEEENRIAMQMIEELLNRN; this is encoded by the exons ATGGTACAATCAAAGAAATTCAGAGGCGTCAGGCAACGCCAGTGGGGCTCTTGGGTGTCTGAAATTCGCCACCCATTACT GAAGAGGAGGGTGTGGCTGGGGACATTTGAGACAGCTGAGGCAGCAGCTAGAGCGTATGATCAAGCAGCTATATTGATGAATGGACAGAATGCCAAGACCAATTTCCCGACAAGTACTCACCTCGATCAAGACACAAATCCTGGCAAAGACAACAACTCTCCCTTGCCTGCCAAGGCACTGGCTGAGCTTCTCAACTCAAAGCTAAGAAAGTGTTGCGGCAAAGACCCTTCTCCTTCGCTCACTTGCCTGAGGCTTGATAATGATAACTCTCATATTGGTGTGTGGCAGAAGAAAGCTGGTTCTCGCTCAAGTTCAAATTGGGTCATGAAGGTGGAGCTTGGAAATTACAACAAGAAGACAGAGTCATCGTCGACGGTTGAGATGGAGCCGGAAAATGGTACGGAAGAAGAGAATAGAATTGCTATGCAAATGATAGAAGAGCTGCTTAATCGGAATTGA
- the LOC118051216 gene encoding RNA-dependent RNA polymerase 6 — MEAEGSAKETVVTQVSVGGFDIHVTAKDLMEYLDRAIGLVWRCRLKTSWTPPESYPNFEITDMTKIERTENYRRVVPHAFVHFALPQSATWAMDASGRCELFLNDKALKVSLGPKNPFTLNQRRRTTTPFKLSDVGFEIGNLVSRDEFFVGWRGPPSGVDFLVDPFDGTCKFCFSRNTAFSLKSTSEHAVIKCDFKVEFLVRDINEIIQYTETSCLVLLLQLASAPWVWYRTADDDIEAWVPFDLLDDDDPWIRTTDFTVSGAIGRCHSYRVSIPPRHGSKLRKAVKYLKERRVEVLQEENHRRRIRILDEPDFGMPMSDPFFCIHHKEGIAFEVLFLVNAVMHKGIFNQHQLSNDFFDLLRNQHTEVNVSALKHICTYRRPVFNAYKRLKAVQEWLLKNPNLFKNPKELGDLVEIRRLVITPTKAYCLPPEVELSNRVLRKYKDVADRFLRVTFMDEGLQRMNSNVLNYYAAPIVRDITSNSFPQKTRIFKRVRSILTEGFYLCGRRYSFLAFSANQLRDQSAWFFAEERNISVLDVKSWMGKFTNRNIAKCAARMGQCFSSTYATIEVPPEEVNSDLPDIERNDYVFSDGIGIITPDLAREVAEKLKLDIDPPCAYQIRYAGCKGVVACWPGKGDGVRLSLRPSMNKFQSNHTTLEICSWTRFQPGFLNRQIITLLSTLSVPDAVFWKMQETMVSKLNQMLVNSDVAFDVLTASCADQGNVAAIMLSAGFKPDREPHLRGMLSCVRAAQLWGLREKTRIFVPSGRWLMGCLDELGMLEQGQCFIQVSNSSLEKCFMKHGAKFSEAKKNLEVVKGTVVIAKNPCLHPGDVRVLEAVDVPGLHHLYDCLVFPQKGERPHTNEASGSDLDGDLYFVTWDEDLIPPSKRSWIPMQYDAAEAKVLARPVNHQDIIEFFAKNMVNENLGAICNAHVVHADLSEYGAMDKNCVTLAELAATAVDFPKTGKVVTMPSYLKPKMYPDFMGKEEYQSYKSEKILGRLYRQIKDAYNEDVAASSELNLVPGDIPYDSDLEVVGASDYISDAWDQKCSYDGQLNGLLSQYKVKREEEVVTGHIWSMPKYSSRKQGELKDRLKHSYNSLKKEFRQIFEKMDLEFEQLEDGEKNKLYEQKASAWYQVVYHPHWVKKSLELQDPDGAGTSVMLSFAWIAADYLARIKIRNKEMGNVDSAKPVNSLAKFLADRM; from the exons ATGGAGGCAGAAGGAAGTGCGAAGGAAACAGTGGTAACCCAAGTTAGTGTTGGTGGGTTTGACATTCATGTCACTGCAAAAGATCTTATGGAATACTTGGACAGAGCTATTGGACTTGTTTGGCGGTGTAGATTGAAGACTTCGTGGACTCCTCCTGAGTCCTATCCCAACTTCGAGATCACTGACATGACAAAGATCGAAAGGACAGAAAATTATAGGAGAGTGGTGCCCCATGCATTTGTGCATTTTGCCTTACCTCAATCAGCAACTTGGGCTATGGATGCTTCAGGGCGCTGCGAGCTCTTCTTGAATGACAAAGCATTGAAGGTTAGCTTGGGGCCTAAAAATCCTTTCACCTTGAATCAGCGGAGGAGGACAACAACTCCCTTTAAGCTATCTGATGTGGGCTTTGAGATAGGGAACTTGGTTAGTCGTGACGAGTTCTTTGTTGGTTGGAGAGGACCTCCCTCCGGTGTTGATTTTCTAGTAGATCCTTTTGATGGAACATGCAAGTTTTGTTTCTCTAGAAATACTGCTTTCTCCCTCAAAAGTACATCCGAACATGCTGTTATAAAATGTGATTTTAAAGTGGAGTTCCTAGTGAGAGACATTAATGAGATCATACAGTATACTGAAACATCATGTCTAGTTCTTTTGTTGCAGCTGGCCTCTGCACCATGGGTCTGGTATAGAACTGCTGATGATGATATTGAAGCATGGGTTCCTTTTGATTTGTTGGATGATGATGATCCTTGGATCCGGACCACAGATTTTACAGTGAGCGGGGCTATTGGTCGGTGCCATTCTTATAGAGTATCAATCCCTCCTCGTCACGGTTCAAAGTTGAGAAAGGCTGTGAAATATCTCAAGGAACGGAGGGTTGAAGTCCTTCAGGAGGAAAACCACAGACGACGGATCAGGATTTTGGACGAACCGGACTTTGGAATGCCCATGTCAGATCCATTCTTTTGTATTCATCACAAGGAGGGAATAGCTTTTGAGGTATTGTTTTTGGTGAATGCTGTCATGCATAAAGGCATATTCAATCAGCATCAATTATCAAATGacttctttgatttgttgagaaATCAACATACTGAAGTCAATGTGTCTGCACTGAAGCACATCTGTACTTACAGACGCCCAGTGTTCAACGCTTATAAGAGGCTTAAAGCTGTCCAAGAATGGTTGCTGAAGAACCCAAACCTTTTTAAAAATCCGAAAGAGTTGGGCGACCTTGTAGAGATTAGAAGGCTGGTCATCACTCCAACTAAAGCCTACTGCCTTCCACCTGAAGTCGAACTCTCCAATAGGGTTTTGAGGAAATACAAGGATGTTGCTGATCGATTTCTCAGAGTTACCTTCATGGATGAGGGCTTGCAGAGAATGAATTCAAATGTTCTAAACTATTATGCTGCTCCTATTGTCAGAGACATCACATCTAACTCCTTCCCTCAGAAAACAAGAATCTTCAAACGAGTGAGGAGCATTCTAACTGAAGGGTTTTATTTATGTGGTCGGAGATACTCCTTTCTGGCCTTCTCAGCCAATCAACTGAGGGACCAATCTGCTTGGTTTTTTGctgaagaaagaaacataagtGTGCTCGATGTTAAAAGCTGGATGGGGAAGTTCACCAATAGGAACATTGCAAAGTGTGCGGCAAGAATGGGTCAGTGTTTCTCCTCCACTTATGCGACTATAGAAGTTCCACCAGAGGAGGTTAATTCTGATCTTCCTGATATTGAAAGGAATGACTATGTTTTCTCTGATGGCATTGGCATTATCACTCCAGATCTTGCCAGGGAAGTTGCAGAGAAACTCAAGTTAGATATTGATCCCCCCTGCGCTTACCAAATCAGATATGCTGGTTGCAAAGGAGTTGTGGCTTGTTGGCCAGGGAAAGGTGACGGTGTCCGCTTGTCTTTGAGGCCGAGCATGAACAAGTTCCAATCAAACCATACGACTTTGGAAATCTGTTCTTGGACTAGGTTTCAACCTGGTTTCCTAAACAGGCAGATAATTACGCTGCTCTCAACTCTCAGTGTTCCTGATGCAGTATTCTGGAAGATGCAGGAAACTATGGTCTCCAAACTAAACCAAATGCTTGTTAACTCGGATGTTGCATTTGATGTCCTCACTGCATCATGTGCTGACCAAGGGAATGTTGCTGCTATAATGTTGAGTGCAGGTTTCAAGCCTGATAGGGAACCTCATTTACGAGGAATGCTATCTTGTGTAAGGGCTGCACAGCTTTGGGGCCTTAGAGAAAAGACTCGAATTTTTGTTCCCTCCGGAAGATGGTTGATGGGCTGTTTGGACGAGCTAGGGATGCTTGAACAAGGCCAGTGCTTTATTCAAGTGTCAAATTCATCTCTGGAAAAATGTTTTATGAAGCATGGCGCAAAGTTTAGTGAGGCCAAGAAAAATCTTGAAGTCGTCAAAGGGACTGTGGTAATAGCTAAGAATCCCTGTCTTCATCCTGGAGATGTAAGGGTTTTGGAAGCGGTTGATGTCCCAGGACTTCACCACTTGTATGATTGCCTTGTCTTCCCACAGAAAGGTGAGAGGCCCCACACAAATGAAGCTTCTGGAAGTGATCTTGATGGGGATCTCTACTTTGTCACTTGGGATGAAGACCTAATTCCTCCCAGTAAGAGGAGCTGGATACCCATGCAGTACGACGCTGCAGAAGCCAAAGTTCTTGCTCGTCCTGTCAATCATCAG GATATTATAGAATTCTTTGCAAAAAACATGGTGAACGAGAATTTAGGGGCAATATGCAATGCACACGTGGTTCATGCTGATTTGAGTGAGTATGGTGCTATGGATAAGAACTGCGTAACACTGGCAGAGTTGGCCGCTACAGCTGTTGATTTTCCGAAGACTGGGAAAGTTGTTACCATGCCTTCATATTTGAAACCCAAAATGTACCCAGATTTTATGGGGAAAGAGGAATACCAGTCCTACAAGTCAGAGAAAATTTTGGGAAGGCTATATCGCCAGATAAAAGATGCTTACAATGAAGACGTAGCTGCGTCTTCTGAGCTTAATCTCGTGCCTGGTGATATCCCTTATGATTCTGATCTTGAAGTGGTGGGAGCTAGTGATTATATCAGTGATGCCTGGGATCAAAAGTGCTCATATGATGGGCAGTTGAATGGCCTTCTTTCTCAGTATAAAGTGAAGAGGGAAGAAGAGGTTGTAACAGGGCACATATGGTCTATGCCGAAGTACAGCAGCCGGAAGCAAGGAGAGCTGAAAGATAGGCTTAAACATTCTTACAATTCTTTAAAGAAAGAATTCAGGCAAATCTTTGAGAAAATGGATTTAGAGTTTGAGCAACTTGAGGATGGTGAAAAGAACAAGCTTTATGAGCAGAAGGCGTCGGCTTGGTACCAGGTTGTCTACCATCCTCATTGGGTGAAGAAGTCTCTGGAGTTACAAGATCCAGATGGTGCTGGTACTTCAGTGATGCTGAGCTTTGCTTGGATTGCAGCTGATTACCTTGCTCGGATCAAGATTCGGAATAAGGAAATGGGAAATGTTGACTCTGCTAAGCCTGTCAACTCACTGGCCAAGTTTCTTGCTGACAGAATGTGA